The Ornithinimicrobium faecis genome includes a window with the following:
- the uvrB gene encoding excinuclease ABC subunit UvrB, producing the protein MRPTTDLQRTVAPIRVESDFQPSGDQPAAIRDLADRINRGEQNVVLLGATGTGKSATTAWLLEQVQRPTLVMAPNKTLAAQLANEFRELLPKTAVEYFVSYYDYFQPEAYVPQTDTYIEKDSSINDEVERLRHSATNSLLTRRDVVVVASVSCIYGLGTPQEYVDRMAQLRVGDEIERDELLRKFVTMQYTRNDMAFTRGTFRVRGDTVEIIPQYEELAVRIEFFGDEIDKLYTLNPLTGEVVREEQEMYVFPASHYVAGPERMERAVAGIEAELGEQLAVFEREGKLLEAQRLRMRTTYDLEMMRQIGSCSGIENYSLHIDGRERGTAPNCLLDYFPEDFLLVIDESHVTVPQIGAMYEGDMSRKRTLVDHGFRLPSAMDNRPLKWEEFLERIGQTVYLSATPGDYEMAKADGVVEQIIRPTGLVDPEVVLKPTKGQIDDLLHEIGERTAKNERVLVTTLTKKMAEDLTDYLLDKGVRVRYLHSDIDTLRRVELLRELRLGEYDVLVGINLLREGLDLPEVSLVSILDADKEGFLRSARSLIQTIGRAARNVSGQVHMYADKMTPSMEQAIDETNRRREKQLAYNVEKGIDPTPLRKKIADITDLLEREDADTEALMGSGRSQSRGKRGRPNAGSVAADAGVALGGRRENLAASELAQLIQELTGQMHQAATDLHFELAARLRDEIGDLKKELRQMREHAG; encoded by the coding sequence ATGCGCCCCACGACTGACCTCCAGCGGACCGTCGCGCCGATCCGTGTCGAGTCCGATTTCCAACCCAGCGGTGATCAGCCCGCTGCGATCAGGGACCTCGCCGACCGGATCAACCGCGGCGAGCAGAACGTCGTGCTGCTCGGCGCCACGGGCACGGGCAAGTCAGCGACCACCGCCTGGCTGCTCGAGCAGGTGCAGCGGCCCACGCTGGTGATGGCGCCCAACAAGACTCTGGCGGCCCAGCTGGCCAACGAGTTCCGTGAGCTGCTGCCCAAGACCGCGGTCGAATACTTCGTCAGCTACTACGACTACTTCCAGCCCGAGGCCTATGTGCCGCAGACGGACACCTACATCGAGAAGGACTCCTCGATCAATGACGAGGTCGAGCGGCTGCGTCACTCGGCGACCAACTCGCTGTTGACCCGGCGCGATGTGGTCGTGGTGGCGTCCGTGTCCTGCATCTATGGCCTGGGCACCCCGCAGGAGTATGTCGACCGGATGGCCCAGTTGAGGGTGGGCGACGAGATCGAGCGCGACGAGTTGTTGCGCAAGTTCGTCACCATGCAATACACCCGCAACGACATGGCGTTCACCCGCGGCACCTTCCGGGTGCGGGGTGACACGGTCGAGATCATCCCGCAATACGAGGAGCTCGCCGTGCGCATCGAGTTCTTCGGCGACGAGATCGACAAGCTCTACACGCTCAACCCGCTCACCGGTGAGGTGGTGCGCGAGGAGCAGGAGATGTATGTCTTCCCCGCCTCCCACTATGTGGCCGGACCGGAGCGCATGGAGCGGGCCGTCGCCGGCATCGAGGCCGAGCTGGGCGAGCAGTTGGCGGTCTTCGAGCGCGAGGGCAAACTGCTGGAGGCCCAGCGGCTGCGGATGCGCACGACCTATGACCTGGAGATGATGCGCCAGATCGGGTCGTGCTCGGGCATCGAGAACTACTCGCTCCACATCGACGGCCGGGAGCGCGGGACCGCCCCCAACTGTTTGTTGGACTACTTCCCCGAGGACTTCCTGCTGGTCATCGACGAGTCGCACGTGACCGTGCCGCAGATCGGTGCCATGTATGAGGGTGACATGTCGCGCAAGCGCACCCTGGTCGATCACGGGTTCCGGCTGCCCAGCGCGATGGACAACCGCCCGCTGAAGTGGGAGGAGTTCCTGGAGCGGATCGGCCAGACCGTCTATCTCTCGGCAACCCCTGGCGACTACGAGATGGCCAAGGCTGACGGCGTGGTCGAGCAGATCATCCGGCCCACGGGCCTGGTGGACCCCGAGGTCGTGCTGAAGCCGACCAAGGGGCAGATCGACGACCTGCTGCACGAGATCGGTGAGCGCACCGCCAAGAACGAGCGGGTGCTGGTCACGACGCTGACCAAGAAGATGGCCGAGGACCTCACCGACTACCTGCTCGACAAGGGGGTGCGGGTGCGTTATCTGCACTCTGACATCGACACCCTGCGGCGGGTGGAGCTGCTGCGCGAGCTGCGGCTGGGGGAGTATGACGTGCTGGTCGGCATCAACCTGCTGCGTGAGGGACTGGACCTGCCCGAGGTGTCGTTGGTGAGCATCCTGGACGCCGACAAGGAGGGCTTCCTGCGCTCGGCACGCTCCCTCATCCAGACGATCGGCCGCGCGGCCCGCAACGTCTCGGGCCAGGTGCACATGTACGCCGACAAGATGACCCCGTCCATGGAGCAGGCCATCGACGAGACCAACCGGCGGCGCGAGAAGCAGTTGGCCTACAACGTTGAGAAGGGCATCGACCCGACCCCGCTGCGCAAGAAGATCGCCGACATCACCGACCTGCTGGAGCGTGAGGACGCCGACACCGAGGCGCTGATGGGCAGTGGCCGTTCGCAGTCGCGCGGCAAGCGAGGGCGGCCCAACGCTGGTTCGGTGGCTGCGGATGCCGGTGTTGCGCTCGGCGGGCGCCGGGAGAATCTCGCGGCCAGCGAGCTCGCCCAGCTCATCCAGGAGCTCACCGGACAGATGCATCAGGCGGCGACCGATCTGCACTTTGAGCTGGCGGCCCGGCTGCGTGATGAGATCGGTGATCTCAAGAAGGAACTGCGCCAGATGCGGGAGCACGCGGGCTGA
- the rpsA gene encoding 30S ribosomal protein S1 translates to MTATAPEKAISQIAINDIGSEEELLAAIDATIKNFNDGDIVEGIIVKVDRDEVLLDIGYKTEGVIPSRELAIKHDVDPSEVVNVGDEVEALVLQKEDKEGRLILSKKRAQYERAWGSIEQIKEEDGVVTGTVIEVVKGGLILDIGLRGFLPASLVEMRRVRDLQPYVGQQIEAKIIELDKNRNNVVLSRRAWLEQTQSEVRTTFLKELAKGQVRSGVVSSIVNFGAFVDLGGGVDGLVHVSELSWKHIDNPGEVVEVGDEVTVEVLDVDMDRERVSLSLKATQEDPWQHFARTHAIGQVVPGKVTKLVPFGAFVRVEDGIEGLVHISELAERHVELPEQVVTVGTDIFVKVIDIDLERRRISLSLKQANEAVAADFDPTLYGMAAEYDEEGNYKYPEGFDAEAQEWMEGFEAQREKWEKEYADAHERYEAHKAQVEAASEAEEAAGDAADTATTYSSGSSSSSSGSSSSSSSSETAAPSAPAEAQGTLASDEALAALREKLTGN, encoded by the coding sequence ATGACTGCAACTGCGCCTGAGAAGGCCATCTCCCAGATCGCGATCAACGACATCGGGTCTGAGGAAGAACTCCTCGCAGCGATCGACGCCACGATCAAGAACTTCAACGATGGCGACATCGTCGAGGGGATCATCGTCAAGGTCGACCGCGACGAGGTCCTGCTCGACATCGGCTACAAGACCGAGGGCGTCATCCCGTCCCGTGAGCTGGCCATCAAGCACGACGTTGACCCGTCCGAGGTCGTCAACGTCGGCGACGAGGTCGAGGCCCTTGTCCTCCAGAAGGAGGACAAGGAAGGCCGCCTAATCCTGTCCAAGAAGCGCGCACAGTATGAGCGCGCCTGGGGCTCCATCGAGCAGATCAAGGAAGAGGACGGCGTCGTCACTGGCACCGTCATCGAGGTCGTCAAGGGTGGCCTCATCCTCGACATCGGCCTGCGCGGCTTCCTGCCCGCCTCCCTGGTCGAGATGCGCCGCGTGCGCGACCTGCAGCCCTACGTCGGCCAGCAGATCGAGGCCAAGATCATCGAGCTGGACAAGAACCGCAACAACGTGGTCCTGTCCCGTCGTGCCTGGCTGGAGCAGACGCAGTCCGAGGTCCGCACCACCTTCCTCAAGGAGCTGGCCAAGGGCCAGGTCCGCTCCGGTGTCGTCAGCAGCATCGTCAACTTCGGTGCGTTTGTCGACCTGGGCGGCGGCGTGGACGGTCTGGTCCACGTCTCCGAGCTGTCCTGGAAGCACATCGACAACCCGGGCGAGGTCGTCGAGGTTGGCGACGAGGTCACCGTTGAGGTCCTGGACGTCGACATGGACCGCGAGCGTGTCTCCCTGTCGCTGAAGGCGACCCAGGAGGACCCGTGGCAGCACTTCGCGCGCACCCACGCCATCGGCCAGGTCGTGCCGGGCAAGGTCACCAAGCTGGTGCCCTTCGGTGCGTTCGTGCGTGTTGAGGACGGCATCGAGGGCCTGGTCCACATCTCCGAGCTGGCCGAGCGCCACGTGGAGCTGCCGGAGCAGGTTGTCACCGTCGGCACCGACATCTTCGTCAAGGTCATCGACATCGACCTGGAGCGTCGTCGCATCTCGCTGTCGCTGAAGCAGGCCAACGAGGCCGTCGCGGCCGACTTCGACCCGACCCTCTACGGCATGGCCGCCGAGTACGACGAGGAGGGGAACTACAAGTACCCCGAGGGCTTCGACGCCGAGGCTCAGGAGTGGATGGAGGGCTTCGAGGCCCAGCGCGAGAAGTGGGAGAAGGAGTACGCCGACGCCCACGAGCGCTACGAGGCTCACAAGGCTCAGGTCGAGGCAGCTTCCGAGGCCGAGGAGGCCGCTGGCGACGCCGCGGACACCGCGACCACCTACTCCTCGGGCAGCAGCAGCAGCTCGAGCGGCAGCTCCAGCTCCAGCTCCAGCAGCGAGACCGCGGCTCCGTCCGCGCCGGCCGAGGCCCAGGGCACCCTGGCCTCCGACGAGGCTCTCGCCGCACTGCGCGAGAAGCTCACCGGCAACTGA
- a CDS encoding class I SAM-dependent methyltransferase: MSTRPPAGPPGQQPYAVAPAESVTRRPVGQPESAAANRSWWDSEATEYYAEHSVVLGDAELMWGPEGVYESELRLLGDLAGRDLLEFGAGAAQGSRWCVAQGARVVATDISGAMLRQGQALDRDARPSYAQCDAAHLPFADDSFDTVFSAYGALPFVADSAGLLREVARVLRPGGTLAFSVTHPIRWALPDVPGEAGLTVRSSYFDRSPYVEEDAQGRATYAEHHRTLGDRVREITAAGLTLVDLVEPQWPAGADHEWGGWSRLRGELIPGTAIFVCHLPAPRPGHD; encoded by the coding sequence ATGAGCACGCGCCCGCCCGCAGGTCCTCCCGGACAGCAGCCGTATGCCGTGGCGCCGGCCGAGTCTGTCACGCGGCGGCCCGTGGGCCAGCCAGAGAGCGCCGCGGCCAACCGGTCCTGGTGGGACTCCGAGGCCACCGAATACTACGCGGAGCACAGCGTGGTGCTGGGCGATGCGGAGCTGATGTGGGGGCCGGAGGGTGTCTACGAGTCCGAGCTGCGGCTGCTCGGCGATCTGGCTGGGCGCGACCTCCTCGAGTTCGGTGCCGGCGCCGCCCAAGGCAGTCGGTGGTGCGTCGCCCAGGGGGCCCGAGTGGTGGCCACCGACATCTCCGGCGCCATGCTCCGGCAGGGACAGGCACTGGATCGTGACGCCCGCCCCTCATACGCCCAGTGCGACGCGGCGCACCTGCCCTTTGCCGACGACTCCTTCGACACCGTCTTCTCTGCCTACGGCGCCCTGCCCTTCGTCGCCGACTCAGCCGGACTGCTGCGTGAGGTGGCCCGGGTGCTCCGGCCCGGCGGGACCCTGGCCTTCTCGGTCACCCACCCGATCCGGTGGGCGCTGCCCGATGTCCCGGGAGAGGCGGGCCTGACCGTGCGCTCCTCCTACTTCGATCGCAGTCCCTATGTCGAGGAGGACGCACAGGGGCGCGCCACCTATGCCGAGCACCACCGCACCCTGGGCGACCGCGTGCGAGAGATCACGGCCGCCGGGCTCACGCTCGTCGACCTGGTGGAGCCGCAGTGGCCTGCGGGCGCGGACCACGAGTGGGGCGGCTGGAGCCGGCTGCGCGGCGAACTGATCCCCGGGACAGCGATCTTCGTGTGTCACCTCCCTGCCCCGAGGCCTGGGCACGACTAG
- the coaE gene encoding dephospho-CoA kinase: MLRVGLSGGIGSGKSTVARALADHGAVIIDADRLAREVVEPGTAGLEAIRERFGSGILTSDGALDRPALGRVVFADTAARGDLERITHPLIAARTKELIDAAPPMSIVVHDVPLLVEVGYAPRYHLVIIVGASRETRLERLVTHRGMDRADAEQRIDAQASDEQRRAVADVWLHNQGSVDELRAATETLYAERLAPFLANLEQGVGLETHEVPGPVEVERLTARLAHVLGDDLGGPLELDPGTDSLLVPLSAGVTSEGVTETLARAGFPSVGPGRMASADPGRPVVLTLREHTVGPEG, from the coding sequence ATGTTGAGGGTCGGGTTGAGCGGTGGCATCGGGTCCGGGAAGTCCACTGTCGCAAGGGCGTTGGCCGACCACGGGGCGGTCATCATCGACGCGGACCGGCTGGCCCGGGAGGTCGTCGAGCCGGGCACCGCCGGACTGGAGGCCATCAGGGAGAGGTTCGGGAGCGGCATACTCACCTCCGACGGGGCCCTGGACCGGCCCGCCCTGGGTCGGGTCGTGTTCGCGGACACCGCCGCCCGAGGTGACCTCGAGCGCATCACCCACCCCCTGATCGCCGCACGGACCAAGGAACTCATCGACGCCGCCCCGCCGATGAGCATCGTGGTCCACGACGTGCCGCTGCTGGTCGAGGTCGGTTATGCCCCGCGCTATCACCTGGTGATCATCGTGGGTGCCTCCCGGGAGACCCGGCTGGAGCGACTGGTCACCCACCGGGGCATGGACCGCGCCGATGCCGAGCAGCGGATCGACGCCCAGGCCTCCGACGAGCAACGCAGGGCGGTGGCCGACGTGTGGCTCCACAACCAGGGGAGCGTGGACGAGCTGCGCGCCGCAACCGAGACGCTGTATGCCGAACGCCTGGCTCCCTTCCTGGCCAACCTGGAGCAGGGGGTCGGCCTGGAGACGCACGAGGTGCCCGGTCCGGTGGAGGTGGAGCGGCTCACGGCCCGCCTGGCGCACGTGCTGGGGGATGACCTGGGCGGTCCGCTTGAGCTCGATCCCGGGACGGACAGCCTGCTGGTCCCGCTGAGTGCGGGAGTGACGAGTGAGGGGGTCACCGAGACCTTGGCCCGGGCCGGCTTCCCGTCCGTGGGACCGGGGCGGATGGCCTCAGCCGACCCGGGGCGCCCGGTCGTCCTCACGCTCCGGGAACACACTGTCGGTCCTGAGGGTTAG
- a CDS encoding EamA family transporter: MTSRPTGTGLTNSLQGHPVLLVMVAVLSVQFGGALAATLLPLVGVLGSVLLRIVLAALLLLALVRPRWRGRSRADWITVAGFAAALTAMNICFYASLERLPIGVAVTIEFLGPLLLAAATSRRGRDALAVLLALLGVLFISQALTVPWAQMDLVGIALAAAAGGFWAAYIVLSGRTGARFEGLDGMAIALTIGAVVLVPLGVLDAGTALLDGEVLLRGLGIALLSSAIPYSLELLALRRLSAGTFGVLLSLEPAAAALAGLLVLSQTLASLQVAGMAMVVLASIAVLGRRGRGT, translated from the coding sequence GTGACAAGCCGCCCGACCGGCACCGGACTCACCAACAGCTTGCAGGGCCACCCCGTCCTGCTGGTCATGGTGGCGGTGCTGTCCGTTCAGTTTGGCGGCGCGCTCGCCGCGACGCTGCTGCCCCTGGTGGGCGTCCTCGGCTCGGTGCTGTTGCGCATCGTGCTGGCCGCGCTGCTCCTGCTGGCCCTGGTGCGTCCTCGCTGGCGTGGCCGCAGCCGGGCGGACTGGATCACGGTCGCTGGCTTCGCGGCGGCGCTCACGGCGATGAACATCTGCTTCTATGCCTCGCTGGAGCGGCTGCCCATCGGCGTCGCCGTGACCATCGAGTTCCTGGGACCGCTCCTGCTCGCCGCTGCCACCTCTCGCCGTGGTCGCGACGCGCTCGCCGTCCTGCTCGCCCTGCTCGGGGTGCTGTTCATCTCCCAGGCCCTGACCGTGCCCTGGGCGCAGATGGACCTGGTCGGCATCGCGCTGGCAGCCGCCGCCGGTGGGTTCTGGGCGGCCTACATCGTCCTCAGCGGCCGCACCGGTGCACGCTTCGAGGGGCTGGACGGCATGGCCATCGCGCTCACGATCGGCGCCGTGGTCCTGGTCCCCCTCGGCGTGCTGGATGCCGGGACCGCGCTCCTCGACGGCGAGGTGCTGCTGCGCGGCCTCGGCATTGCCCTGCTCTCCTCGGCGATCCCCTACTCCCTGGAGCTCCTCGCACTGCGCCGGCTGTCCGCGGGCACCTTCGGGGTCCTGCTCAGCCTGGAGCCCGCCGCGGCGGCACTGGCCGGGCTCCTCGTGCTGTCTCAGACGCTAGCGTCCCTGCAGGTGGCCGGGATGGCCATGGTGGTCTTGGCCAGCATTGCGGTGCTCGGTCGTCGAGGCCGCGGCACCTAG
- a CDS encoding WhiB family transcriptional regulator, whose translation MPTPESRCAESGPTVARTVKGTFPQIRPATPEWDAFTEALADVVTPCRGLNAWTSEDAAERAVAARACQGCEVLALCGAAAGSTRERYGVYAGVDRTPRVGAPPKTTTTTRRTA comes from the coding sequence GTGCCCACGCCCGAGTCCCGCTGCGCCGAGAGTGGGCCGACCGTGGCTAGGACAGTCAAGGGCACCTTTCCCCAGATCAGGCCCGCCACGCCCGAATGGGACGCGTTCACCGAGGCCCTGGCCGACGTGGTGACCCCCTGCCGAGGTCTGAATGCCTGGACCTCTGAGGATGCCGCAGAGCGCGCCGTGGCGGCTCGAGCGTGCCAGGGCTGCGAGGTGCTGGCCCTATGCGGTGCCGCGGCTGGGAGCACCCGTGAGAGATACGGCGTCTATGCCGGGGTGGACCGCACACCCCGTGTCGGCGCACCACCGAAGACCACCACCACCACGAGGAGGACCGCATGA
- a CDS encoding TerC family protein encodes MFDNAFVPASTAFIFVGAMIVVLLFDVIILGRRPHVPSNKETGTALGLYVGLAVAFGIYVWVVGGHQLGGEFFAGWLTEYSLSVDNLFIFIIIMANLKVPRQYQQYALLIGIVIALILRAIFIMLGAQAIEAWSWVFYIFGAFLIYTAVKLAMENVGDHEDEEEEESKIIAIARRILPFTDSWDHGKKLSVVENGKRLFTPMLLVILALGMTDLLFALDSIPAIFGLTQDPFLVLMANIFALMGLRQLYFLIGNLLQKLVYLGIGLAVLLAFIGLKLIFHAMHVNELSFINNGEPFLWAPEIPIWLSLTVIIGILAITTVASLIKTGRDSRKREREQLELDDVSDTGFYGSDGEGSDSARTTDKG; translated from the coding sequence TTGTTTGACAATGCGTTCGTTCCCGCGAGCACCGCGTTCATCTTTGTTGGTGCCATGATCGTGGTGCTGCTCTTTGACGTGATCATCCTCGGCCGTCGCCCCCACGTGCCGAGCAACAAGGAGACAGGCACCGCGCTGGGGCTCTACGTCGGCCTGGCCGTTGCCTTCGGCATCTACGTGTGGGTGGTCGGAGGTCATCAGCTCGGAGGTGAGTTCTTCGCCGGGTGGTTGACGGAGTACTCCCTGTCGGTTGACAACCTGTTCATCTTCATCATCATCATGGCCAACCTGAAGGTGCCACGGCAGTATCAGCAGTACGCCCTGCTGATCGGCATCGTCATCGCCCTGATCCTGCGCGCGATCTTCATCATGCTCGGTGCCCAGGCGATCGAGGCCTGGTCCTGGGTCTTCTACATCTTCGGCGCCTTCCTCATCTACACCGCAGTCAAGCTGGCCATGGAGAACGTCGGAGACCACGAGGACGAGGAGGAAGAGGAGAGCAAGATCATTGCGATCGCCCGCCGGATCCTGCCGTTCACGGACTCCTGGGACCACGGCAAGAAGCTCAGCGTGGTGGAGAACGGCAAGCGCCTGTTCACCCCGATGCTGCTGGTGATCCTCGCCCTGGGCATGACGGACCTGCTCTTCGCGCTCGACTCCATCCCCGCGATCTTCGGGCTGACCCAGGACCCGTTCCTGGTGCTGATGGCCAACATCTTCGCCCTGATGGGTCTGCGTCAGCTCTACTTCCTGATCGGCAACCTGCTGCAGAAGCTGGTGTACCTCGGCATCGGTCTGGCGGTCCTGTTGGCCTTCATCGGCCTGAAGCTGATCTTCCACGCCATGCACGTCAATGAGCTGTCGTTCATCAACAACGGTGAGCCCTTCCTGTGGGCCCCAGAGATCCCCATCTGGCTGTCACTGACCGTGATCATCGGCATCCTCGCCATCACGACGGTCGCCAGCCTCATCAAGACCGGCAGGGACTCCCGCAAGCGCGAGCGTGAGCAGTTGGAGCTCGACGATGTCTCGGACACCGGCTTCTATGGCTCGGACGGCGAGGGGTCTGACTCGGCGAGGACGACCGACAAGGGCTAG
- a CDS encoding recombinase family protein, with amino-acid sequence MTETLRVAVYARISEDGTGEGAGVDRQVRDAEALAELRGWEVVERFHDNDISALRGRHRPGYEALLQAVARGAVDRVLVWQTSRLWRNRSERARDIDTFAEARVGIIAVKGPDLDLSTAYGRGMAGLLGEFDTMESEVKSERVAAAAADRARRGVPNGGLGYGWIKTEDGAWIVNEAEAAVVREVTDRLLAGESLHGITDDLNARGVPSPGSRENRRRATSNPNGTRWGRSSVKKIATRPANAAIRVHHRGKPTETMTDGQWPAIVPRDRWERIAARFAPDPGRTSTPRPGARKHLLSFSEVGACGVCGSHLRVKTMKPKKPTQSPQTLYACDAKSQCTGRNQAKVDDLVAAVVVGRLGQPDALAWLAGDDERAREAGERVEALQARLDGAADRYAEGGLDLAQLERITEKIKPQINAAERDRLAHLSTIDADRLAILAGPQARQSWNALNASQRHDLLLALGVRVKIDRAGRGPVFRPESVRVEWVRS; translated from the coding sequence ATGACAGAGACGCTTCGGGTCGCGGTGTATGCGCGGATCAGTGAGGACGGCACCGGCGAGGGCGCCGGCGTTGACAGGCAGGTGCGCGACGCCGAGGCCCTGGCCGAGCTGCGCGGCTGGGAGGTTGTCGAGAGGTTCCACGACAACGACATTAGCGCCCTGCGCGGGCGGCACCGCCCAGGCTACGAGGCACTGCTGCAGGCGGTCGCTCGGGGAGCCGTCGACCGGGTGCTGGTCTGGCAGACCTCCCGACTCTGGCGCAACCGTTCCGAGCGCGCCCGCGACATAGACACGTTCGCCGAGGCGCGGGTGGGGATCATCGCGGTGAAGGGGCCGGACCTGGACCTCTCCACAGCCTACGGTCGCGGCATGGCCGGTCTATTGGGAGAGTTCGACACGATGGAGTCCGAGGTCAAGTCCGAGCGCGTCGCCGCCGCTGCTGCCGACCGCGCCCGTCGTGGTGTGCCGAACGGTGGACTTGGCTACGGCTGGATCAAGACCGAGGACGGAGCGTGGATCGTCAACGAGGCCGAGGCGGCCGTGGTCCGCGAGGTCACTGACCGACTCCTGGCAGGGGAGTCGCTGCACGGGATCACCGACGACCTGAACGCCCGCGGAGTCCCGTCGCCGGGATCGCGGGAGAACCGCCGTCGTGCGACGAGCAACCCCAACGGCACCCGGTGGGGCCGCTCCAGTGTCAAGAAGATCGCCACCCGACCTGCCAACGCCGCCATACGGGTGCACCACCGTGGCAAGCCCACGGAGACGATGACAGACGGGCAGTGGCCCGCGATCGTTCCGCGCGACAGGTGGGAGCGGATCGCAGCCAGGTTCGCACCCGACCCCGGCCGGACCAGCACACCGAGGCCGGGTGCACGCAAACATCTGCTGTCATTCTCCGAGGTCGGCGCCTGCGGTGTCTGCGGGTCGCATCTACGGGTCAAGACGATGAAGCCCAAGAAGCCCACGCAGTCGCCGCAGACCCTCTATGCGTGCGACGCCAAGAGTCAGTGCACCGGGCGGAATCAGGCCAAGGTGGACGACCTGGTGGCCGCTGTCGTCGTGGGCCGGCTGGGGCAGCCTGACGCCCTTGCCTGGCTCGCTGGTGACGACGAGCGGGCACGTGAGGCGGGGGAGCGGGTGGAGGCGCTGCAGGCCCGTCTGGACGGTGCCGCAGACCGTTATGCCGAGGGTGGGCTGGACCTGGCGCAACTGGAGCGGATCACCGAGAAGATCAAGCCGCAGATCAATGCGGCCGAGCGGGATCGTCTGGCGCACCTGAGCACCATCGACGCCGATCGGCTGGCAATCCTCGCAGGTCCGCAAGCCCGGCAGAGTTGGAATGCGCTGAACGCTTCCCAGCGGCACGATCTGCTGCTGGCGCTCGGTGTCCGCGTGAAGATCGACCGTGCGGGGCGCGGGCCGGTGTTCCGACCCGAGTCGGTGCGAGTGGAGTGGGTGAGGTCATGA
- a CDS encoding SDR family NAD(P)-dependent oxidoreductase, whose amino-acid sequence MASRIVVTGGGTGIGRAIAAALLPQASQVVLVGRRAEVLRETARELASQAPPGVQISPLACDLTVPAEVETLAGILHRGPAIDVLVCNAGGNLGVGAGPDLESIADGWKADFEANVLSAVLLTEALRDHIRRPGGRIIAMSSIAALRGSGSYGAAKAAINAWVLSLSQELAAEQITVNAVAPGFVPDTPFWEDRIAADPSVRQKRLATIPMGRPGTPEEVAGAVAYLASPGAAWTTGQILQVNGGTLLGRG is encoded by the coding sequence ATGGCTTCGCGCATCGTCGTCACTGGAGGTGGCACCGGCATCGGCCGGGCCATCGCTGCCGCCCTGCTCCCGCAGGCCAGCCAGGTCGTGCTGGTCGGCCGGCGCGCGGAGGTGCTGCGCGAGACCGCTCGTGAGCTGGCGTCACAGGCACCCCCTGGCGTGCAGATCAGTCCGTTGGCGTGCGACCTGACGGTGCCCGCCGAGGTGGAGACTCTGGCCGGGATCCTGCACCGCGGCCCAGCCATCGACGTGCTCGTGTGCAACGCGGGCGGCAACCTGGGTGTCGGGGCGGGGCCGGATCTCGAGTCGATCGCCGACGGCTGGAAGGCGGACTTCGAGGCCAACGTGCTCTCTGCCGTGTTGCTCACCGAGGCGCTACGTGACCACATCCGCCGGCCCGGCGGACGGATCATCGCGATGAGTTCCATTGCGGCGCTGCGTGGTTCGGGGTCCTATGGTGCGGCCAAAGCCGCCATCAATGCCTGGGTGCTCTCGCTGTCCCAGGAACTCGCCGCCGAGCAGATCACCGTCAACGCGGTCGCGCCGGGCTTCGTGCCGGACACGCCATTCTGGGAGGACCGCATCGCCGCGGACCCGTCCGTGCGCCAGAAGCGGCTGGCGACGATCCCGATGGGACGACCCGGCACGCCCGAGGAGGTCGCTGGCGCCGTGGCCTACCTCGCCTCCCCCGGCGCCGCGTGGACGACCGGCCAGATCCTGCAGGTCAACGGCGGGACGCTGCTCGGCCGCGGCTGA